A segment of the Babesia microti strain RI chromosome II, complete genome genome:
TCTATTAGTCTAATATTTAGCTACTTTCTGAGATAATTGTATGTTTTTTACTGTGTATATTGTAATGTAATTGAGAAATTGGAAGATCTGCAATGAAAATGgtgattattaattaatattgttgCGCAATAAACTTTGTTGTGTCTCAGTTGTGCCCCACCATAGACACTAGTTTATACTGTTTGTTATCGTTATAAGTGTTGCTAGAGTAAGTAAAGTTGCCTATATCTATAGAAACCAATTGGCATACTTTacaaaattccattttGTAGACGcttaatataacaattgaACATCTAGATGTCAATCTGCGTCACGAGCAACGACGAGTTCCAGCATATTTTGCGTATCAGGAACACAAACATTGATGGCCGGGAGAAAGTTGTTATAGCACTAACAGCTATCCGTGGAATCGGTCGCAGAATATCAACTGTCATATGTAAGGAATCTGGCGTTGACCTTAACAAACGTGCGGGTGAACTTACTGAAGAGGAAATAGACAAAATATGCGCAATAATGTCAAATCCTACACAATTCATGATCCCCTCATGGTTCCTAAACAGACAGAAGGATTACAAAGAaggaaaaaattttcacgTCGTATCAAATGCCCTAGATTCTGCACTGCGCGATGACCTGGAAAGGTTGAAAAAGATGAGATTGCACAGGGGTTTGAGGCATTACTGGGGGCTGAGAGTTAGAGGGCAACATACTAAATCAACAGGGAGGCATGGCAAGACAGTTGGTGTCTCGAAGAAGAAGGGCGGTTGACCTTttctaattttataaatcattttcaaatgatATAACCCCTATTGCTAATTATtactaaaatattattgGTCAGTTAgtaaaaaaaaattgtatgtgtatggaaattttttgaCTTGTAGCTTTTGCCTTTTTAGGTCAAAgtttattgaatttgtGTGCAAATTTTCCTGTTGTAGACTGGAATTGTAGTGCTGGCAGTTAGGCCCATGTGGGCTCTAACCAATATTATAGTATTGCCATTTTTGGCATGGTTTTTTGCTATAAATGCACGAATATCGCAACACATTTATGTTGTCTTTATACATCCCAATAGATTCCGTTCAAAATTTGACGGTTTTGAACTAATGGGTAAAGGGAGGCAAATAGTATCGGTGCGGAGAAGCGGCAAAACTAAGGTTAAGAACAAGTCCAAGAACAAACAAGTCCTAGACGCTAATGAAACAGATGATACAGATGATGGCCCAATTGAGGAACTTGACCTCAAGAAACTGGAAGAGGAAGCCAAGGAGCATATCAAGTATATCCAGTCAGAAGAATACCAACGCAAATTGGAAATGGAACGGATGGCAGAAGTACACAACTGTTTATATAGAAATCTgatttatatttgaatgTTTTTAACATAAGGGATCCAATAATAGCTTCGGATTTAGTTGGGCATGATATCCCATACGGTCTGGTAACCGTTGCTTGATTTAGATACCACAAGATCGGTATGAACTAATGAAATTGTACGGGCACATGGGCGATCCTTTTCACCCAGTAATGACTCAATCCATAACTGTAAACCTTTTAACTCAGCGTCTTTTTGGCAGGTACATATTCGCATTTGATTTAGCAGGAGGCAATTAACTCGTGATGaattttattatagatTGGATTATAAAATGCCCTTCTACATGCCAGGGTATGGAAATGTCTTTTTCATAGATAAAATCAGATGTATTAGGGGTATCTCAAACAATTACTCAGGGTGGTATATCGCCAGGGGTCTAAAACAATCACCTGAAGGGCCAAACGTATATCAAGGCGAATTCAAACTTTTACTGGAAGACAATGAATACTTGATTTCCGACGCTATACGGCATGTAAATGCGGAAATCAATAGGCAGGGAATCCATCCCGCCATGATAGATATGATTTGGGACTTCTTCACAGATAACCCATCaagtaacaattttaacttaTACAGCTATTAGCAGAGATGAAGTGAGCTACAAGCTTAACTACATCATGGATAGGGTTAGGCATAGGGAAGATATGGAGGGTATATCTCCAGACAACTTCTACTACGTTTTCAAAGCCGAGGCCAAAGAAAGGCTGGAAACTTTTGACAAGAAGAGCTTTATCCAGGAACAACTTACGGCGCTGCACCTAGAAGAGCTGCACAAAATGGCCGTATCGCAAAATGCAAGTAATGCAATAGGTTATTCAGTGGTTAGGAAGCGGCGGAAAATACTAATGAAAGCGTATAAAGAGGAGCTTGAAGAATTATATTCAGTAGAACCTCCTGACCTATACAAGAAGTATGAGAGGGAGAAGTTGGGGGAATATCGCAATCTTTTGGGACGTATGAAGGCGCTTCAGCTTAGAAGAAAAGAGTTGAGGATGGATCCCGACCGTAAAAGGCCGGAAAAGACCAAACCTAAGAAGGAGTTGAAGGAGAAGAAGGCATCCAGGAGGAATAAAAAACAAGGGAAGGGatgaaaaataattttgtttatgCTTACAAATGTTCgttataaattacattagTTTTATTGTTGCTAATGGAAATCGGACGATATCCACACTGAACTGGTAATACAACGTTAGTTTGTGTATGGGGTagatttgttttaattttagtgttggtaaaatatataattccGTGATGTATATCCGTTTTTATACGTCTAATAAGGTTCCATAACGCATAATCGTAGGTAATTGTGCAAATTACCTACGATTCATAGTTTAATCGCTTGTTTATTTCTTTTCAATCATAATCAATATAGTTTTGTTTCTTACGTGTCAATATATGaccaaataatataatagtgTTAGTTATGCATTTTTTCATTGGTAATGGCTGACGAAACGTCATATACTCTCCCAGGAACCATTGGTTATTCTAAAACGAAGTACATATACCAATCTACGCCACATCGTATCAACAGATATGTGATTTTAATTGCCTATTTATTGTGTTTAACATGCGGTTGCACTTACTATTCATGGGTCAGTCTCACTGATTATCTTATACTTGGaggaaaatttgaatgGGTTTGCACCGAAGATGAGATTAAAACTAACAGTGAATCAAGTGTTAAGTGCAGAGATCAAATGATATCTATCCATGAGGGGATTTCTTTGATTAAGGGAGTGGATTTCTCAGTAACATTTTTTGCATCTCTTGCTTCAGACAAATGGAGGCCCAATGTTATGATGATATTTGGCGTATTTCTTGTAATCATTGGATGGCTGATCATTTCGTTTGCTAATAGTtctatatatatgtatctCTCATTCGTAATTATAGGGATTGCCAGTGCCATGTTGTATTTCCCTGTGctaaacattttcaatttattcTCAGATTATGGTTCTTCTGTCATAAGCGCTATAATTGCTATTGGTGAATCGATATCTCATGCttcaatatttatcatGAAGACtgttgtattatatatgcaTAGTGGCAAGAGTGGGTTTTCGACTGTCACCAATTGTTATGTTGGTTCCTTTTTGgtaatatgtttatttggCGCAGTAATCTGCATGCCTGGAGCGCCCTTTAAAGATCAGCTGGAGCTTGGGGAGGACATCGGTGGTGGAAATAATGAAGCGAGTACAAATTCTGAAACTCTTTCCCACTTTCAGAAGTATATGAAACAAGATACTA
Coding sequences within it:
- a CDS encoding hypothetical protein (overlaps_old_locusTagID:BBM_II01030) — encoded protein: MADETSYTLPGTIGYSKTKYIYQSTPHRINRYVILIAYLLCLTCGCTYYSWVSLTDYLILGGKFEWVCTEDEIKTNSESSVKCRDQMISIHEGISLIKGVDFSVTFFASLASDKWRPNVMMIFGVFLVIIGWLIISFANSSIYMYLSFVIIGIASAMLYFPVLNIFNLFSDYGSSVISAIIAIGESISHASIFIMKTVVLYMHSGKSGFSTVTNCYVGSFLVICLFGAVICMPGAPFKDQLELGEDIGGGNNEASTNSETLSHFQKYMKQDTTKLDLLPSLLGAKLHLSAISLTLTSLYSTYFYAYFYEKYNKMEGVLNFYSILALAFPFIGIPIGIFHDKGYSHWILIIQQMLAFIACLLLKFLPNSTLLGYVSSLCVLPFTSMQETGLILYVENNYRAKYLSTLVSSMYTCGGILELLSLLLGSFMCSEEASFNIIFIIIVFNTIILCGLAYLYKGNRCTDESDSLSVQGA
- a CDS encoding small subunit ribosomal protein S18e (overlaps_old_locusTagID:BBM_II01025) — translated: MSICVTSNDEFQHILRIRNTNIDGREKVVIALTAIRGIGRRISTVICKESGVDLNKRAGELTEEEIDKICAIMSNPTQFMIPSWFLNRQKDYKEGKNFHVVSNALDSALRDDLERLKKMRLHRGLRHYWGLRVRGQHTKSTGRHGKTVGVSKKKGG
- a CDS encoding conserved Plasmodium protein, unknown function (overlaps_old_locusTagID:BBM_II01025), with the protein product MWALTNIIVLPFLAWFFAINARISQHIYVVFIHPNRFRSKFDGFELMGKGRQIVSVRRSGKTKVKNKSKNKQVLDANETDDTDDGPIEELDLKKLEEEAKEHIKYIQSEEYQRKLEMERMAEKSDLYLNVFNIRDPIIASDLVGHDIPYGLIPQDRYELMKLYGHMGDPFHPVMTQSITVNLLTQRLFGSRRQLTRDEFYYRLDYKMPFYMPGYGNVFFIDKIRCIRGWYIARGLKQSPEGPNVYQGEFKLLLEDNEYLISDAIRHVNAEINRQGIHPAMIDMIWDFFTDNPSTISRDEVSYKLNYIMDRVRHREDMEGISPDNFYYVFKAEAKERLETFDKKSFIQEQLTALHLEELHKMAVSQNAMVRKRRKILMKAYKEELEELYSVEPPDLYKKYEREKLGEYRNLLGRMKALQLRRKELRMDPDRKRPEKTKPKKELKEKKASRRNKKQGKG